A region of the Vanrija pseudolonga chromosome 2, complete sequence genome:
CGCGTCAGACCCCGACGTGCAGTACGAGTTCAGCTGCCTCAAGGCTGAGCGCCTCATCCACAAGGACGTCGCGGAGCGCCGATACGGCGTCTCCAAGATCACGTGGCGCGAGGAGATGCGCGAGTACTGGCGCTTGGTGTCTACGCCGGGGCTGAGGAAGCGTGCGACCTTTGGGCCGCTTGTCCAGGCATTTGGTCAATTCTCAGGTATCAACGGTAAGTTGAAGACAGAGGCTGAGGAGGCCGTCAGCTGAGTCCTTAGCCATCCTGTACTATGCTCCGACGATCTTCGCCCAACTGGGCTTGACTGGTGGCACGACTTCGCTTCTTGCGACAGGCATCATTGGCGTGGTGCTCTTTGTCGTTACCGTCCCCGGCGCTCTCGTAGCTGACAGCGTGGGCCGTCGCCCGCTCCTGATGTTCGCCAGTGCCAGCATGGCGATCTCAcacgccatcatcgccgccctcgtcgccaagtACGGTTCTGATTTCGCGAAACACAAGGGAGCCGGGTATGCTGCCATTGTCTTTGGTGAGCGCATGCCGCGGAAAACGCTGATGTCAGTCTTCTGGTACACGTCGTCGTACGGCTTCGGGTTTGGCCCGGTGGGCTGGATCATCTCCGCCGAGTCATGCCCTCTCGAccagcgcgcgaggagcgtggGCATCGCCTCAGCGGTCAAGTGAGTACAGTGACCAAATCCCAGCTAATGCCTCGCAGCTGGATCACAAACTTCACGGTCGCGCAGATCACCCCGATCATGCTCACGAATATCGGATGGAAGACGTTCATTGTCTTCATGGTATTCTGCGTGCTCTGCCTCATTTGGGTGGTCATCTTCCTTCCCGAGCTCAAGGGCCTGTCCCTGGAGGAAATCGATGCGTTGTTCGACGACAagtcgagcgaggaggagcgcgagcgccgcgacgagatTGCCAGGTCCGTTGGCCTTGGGGTGGCGCACGGTGGCGACAAGGAGCTTAAGCCTCTTTCTGATGTCTACTATGACAACACTGGTAGTAAGGTATAGGTGGCGTTGCGGGATGCATATTGTGGCGGGGGTGGACTTCGGGGATAAGGGACGGCTCGCAGGCGGATGTCGTGCATCACATGTGGCCGAGGGATGGCCACATGAACCCTCACACCAAGACCACCACTATTGTTCTTAGGTCTTcctctcctcctcaccaAGCTTATCTTTCACGCTGTAGTCCTGTCCTTGGCCCTCAGAGTCACTCTTATCCTCATCACCGTCCACATCAACTCCCGCTGCCCCTCGCTCAGCCTTGATCTCCTGAGCGCGGCGCTTGTCACGGCGAAGGAAGAACAAGATCAAAGTGGTCCACAGGACTAGGTGTCAGCAGGCCCCCAGAAATCACTCACTCATCAGTATCTGCATGATGATAACCACCAGCATGCCCTTGCGGGCGGCAGGGAAGTCGGTCGTCTTCCAGTAGAAGTTCGGACCGACAGCCTGGACGACATATGCGAGGTCGTTGCCCATGGCAATCAGGAGGGCACGCTTCTCCGTGTCGTCATGGTTGATCTGGTTGATCCAAGAGAGTACGAGTGGGCCGGCACCATGGCCGAGGCTTGCGAGCCAGTAGAGCGCAAAGTGACCGTTGATGTTGTCGTACAGCGGCAGCACGCGCAGGGGAATGGCGATGGTGAGCTGGTTTTAGCCACCATACGCTCTCCAAACTCACCATGATCAAGCACCCGATGTACATGGTCGGCCAGCGACGGGCTTTGaacaggtcgtcgtcgacccatGCAAAGAACAGTGCCGATACGATGTGAATGCCGGTAGCGGGAAGTGGCACTGGCGTGAGCTCGCTCAAGGCGCAGACTTACGGTTGTTGATCTGTGGCACCGTGAAGCTCCTTCCCGGCACAGGAGGGGGCTTCTTGTTGAAGCTCTTGAGGTAGTAGCC
Encoded here:
- the mfs1_0 gene encoding MFS glucose transporter mfs1, whose product is MAPVAIMTPNPQPQEAGWKALISNRRCLGLATFSALGGVLYGYNQGVFSNVQVQAEFHHRFQKTLENSTTKGMLTAILELGAFLSSLVAGPISDRISRKHSITLWTIVFIVGVVVQTAATYNVGMIYAGRWFAGMGVGGLSTVVPMYNAELAPAAIRGTLVGLQQVAICFGIMVSYWIAYGTAFIGGTTYPGQSSAAWRVPLGLQLAPALVLAIGIRFLPYSPRWLMLHDRDDECLAVLAELRAKPASDPDVQYEFSCLKAERLIHKDVAERRYGVSKITWREEMREYWRLVSTPGLRKRATFGPLVQAFGQFSGINAILYYAPTIFAQLGLTGGTTSLLATGIIGVVLFVVTVPGALVADSVGRRPLLMFASASMAISHAIIAALVAKYGSDFAKHKGAGYAAIVFGERMPRKTLMSVFWYTSSYGFGFGPVGWIISAESCPLDQRARSVGIASAVNWITNFTVAQITPIMLTNIGWKTFIVFMVFCVLCLIWVVIFLPELKGLSLEEIDALFDDKSSEEERERRDEIARSVGLGVAHGGDKELKPLSDVYYDNTGSKV